AGCCGCGCGAGGGCGATCACGTCGCCCTGCACGTCGTTGAGGACGACCCGCGGGTATCCGGCGTTCATGCCGACGGTCATCGAACCGCCGAAGACGTCGACGAAGCGCCGGTGCGACTCGCTCGGAGCGGGCAGCAGCGGGATGATCTCGCGGACCAGGCGCTTCTTGTTCCCGGTGTAGTTGAGCGGACTGCGGATCACCGAGGTGGTCTCGACGGAGATGTCGGTCGACCTCTCGACTCCGCCCGACCGGCGTGCCGGGGCCGCCCCCGACCGAGCCGCCGCGGTCGGGGCTTCACTCGATCCGCATGCCGGGGCATCCTCCGACCGGTCCGCCACGGTCGCGACTCCGCTCGAGCGGCTCGGTGAGGCAGCCCGCGGCCGGCGGGCCGCCACCCGGCAGACGAAGAGGCGCTCGACGATGTCGCCGATCCCCGATCGGCCGGTGGTGAACTCGCGGTGCGGGACGTCGATCACCTCCACCCGGCCGCGGCGGCCCATCACCGAGAGGATGTCGTCGTCGGTCAGGCGGGCGGCCGAGCGGGCGTTGCCGCGCTCGCCGGTGTCGTTGTAGCTCATGACGATGGTCGACGTGTCGAGCGCATCGATCAGGTCGCTGAACGCGGGCAGCGCCGCGGTGGTGCAGTAGTCGCTCTTGAGGTGGCGGCGGTCCATCTTCCGCGCCTTGAAGCGCACCGGCCCCTGCTGCCAGTCGGTCACGTTGTCGAGCACGTGGTAGAGGTCGCCGTATTGCCGCGAATTGTAGGGCGGGTCGATGTAGACCAGATCCCAATGCTGTTCGCGGACAAGTTGATTCGCGTCGCGCCGGGTGACGGCATGCGGCCTGGAGAACTCCTCCAGTTCGGGGAGACCGAACACCAGGCGGGGTTGCTCGGCGGCCGCACCGGCGCGGAACGCGTCGTAGTGCCCGACGGTGGCCGCCTGCTTGTCCATCCCGTACAGCAGGCTGCTGATCAAGACGGCGCGTTCGCGCTCGGTGATCCGCCCGGCGTCCGTCCAGTCCTCGATGCGCGAGCGGAAGTGCCCGATCAGCCGCGCGTTGTCGTCGCTGAAGTACGTGCCGGCGAAGGTCGTGGAGAAGTAGTTCGGGGCCGGCGCGCGGACGTCGTTGATCCCCCCGACCAGTTCACACAGCAGCTCGTCGCGCACGGTTCCGCTTCCGAAGAACGCGCGATAGATCGTGGTGTTCGAGGAGAGCAGGTCGTTGAAGGTGACGGCGAGTCCGGCTCGTGCCAGCGACTCCCCGACCACCCCGGTGCCGGCGAACAGATCCGCGGCGGTCCCCGGCGGTGTGGGCAGCGCCGCGAGCACGTCGTCGAGCACCGGCAACACCGCGCGCTTCGAGCCCAGGTAGCGGCGGTTCCGCAGCTGAAACGTCTTCACGACCTGCGTCTTTCCATTTCTGCACCGCCCCCGCGGCGACGTTACCACCCCGCCCCAGCCACCTTCCCCCTCCCCACCTTCCCCCTCCCCACCTCTCCCCCCTGCAAGACACAAGGTCCGGGGCCGGTGACCACATGGTGGGCACCAGCCCCGGACCTTCTGACGGGATGCGTCGCGCGGAGCGCGGGGTGCGGCTACTTCAGGTCGGCGGACGACTTGCCGAGCACCCGGCGGGCGATGATCAGCTGCTGGATCTGCTGGGTGCCCTCGAAGATGTCCAGGATCTTCGAGTCGCGCGCCCACTTCTCCAGGAGTTCGGTCTCGCTGTAGGCGGCGGTGGCGCCGATCTCGACGGCCTTGTTGGTCAGCTCGGTGACGGTGCGGCCGGCCTTGGCCTTGCTCATCGACGCCTCGAGCGAGTTGGGCTCCTTGTTGTCCGCCATCCACGCCGCGCGCAGGGTGAGCAGCCAGGAGGCCTCCCAGTCCGACTCGAGCCGGATGAACTCGGCGACCGCGGCGTGCTGGGCGGCGGCGGGACGGTCGTAGTCGACGGGGTGTCCGGCCTCCTCCAGGATCCGGCGCAGTTCTTCGAGCGCGGCACGACCGAGGCCGACGGCCATGGCGGCGACGACGGGGCGGGTGTTGTCGAAGGTCTGCATGACCCCGCCGAAGGCCTTCTTGACGTCGATCTCCGGGCTGCCGAGCAGGTTGCCGGCCGGGACGCGGACGTCGTCGAACCGCACGACGGCGGTGTCCGACGACCGGATCCCCAGCTTGTTCTCCAGCCGCACCACGGTGACACCTTCGGTGTCCATCGGCACGACGAAGCTCTTGATGGCGGCGCGCCCGAGCGAGGCGTCCAGCGTCGCCCAGACCACCACGTGGTCGGCGCGCGAGCCGGCCGTCACGAAGATCTTCTCGCCGTTGATCACGTAGTCGTCACCATCGGCGACGGCGGTCGTCGAGACGGCGGCCGAGTCGCTGCCGAAGCCCGGCTCGGTGATCGCCATCGCGGCCCACACGTCGCCGAAGCGCTCCAGCTGCTCGTCGTCGGCGACGGCGGCGATCGCCGCGTTGCCCAGACCCTGGCCCGGGATCGACAGCATCAGGCCGACGTCACCCCAGCTCAACTCGCGGGCGTTGAGCACCGACCGCAGGTTGGCGCCGTTCACGGTGTCCTCGGACGAGGCACCGGACTCGGCCTCGCCGGAGCGCTCGGCGGCCCGGGCCTGCTTCGCGAGTTTGCCGAGCTCGTCGAGTTCGACGGGATATTCGTGCTCGGCCAGGTCGTACTTGCGAGTGATCGGCCGGAAGATGTGCTCGGCTGCGAGATGAGCACGCTCGACCGTGGAGTTCAGCTTCTCCGGGAGCTCAAGGTTGATCGCCATGGCCGCAACCTTACTATTGAGTAAGATAGTTGCCAAGGACTGCTTCCGAGGTAGTCGTCGCGATCACGCTCGCCGGGCCGTCGTGCCGGTACCCGGTCATCGGCATCGTCGGATGATCGGCGTGCCCTTTCCCGGGCCGAT
The nucleotide sequence above comes from Gordonia sp. PP30. Encoded proteins:
- a CDS encoding Dam family site-specific DNA-(adenine-N6)-methyltransferase; the protein is MKTFQLRNRRYLGSKRAVLPVLDDVLAALPTPPGTAADLFAGTGVVGESLARAGLAVTFNDLLSSNTTIYRAFFGSGTVRDELLCELVGGINDVRAPAPNYFSTTFAGTYFSDDNARLIGHFRSRIEDWTDAGRITERERAVLISSLLYGMDKQAATVGHYDAFRAGAAAEQPRLVFGLPELEEFSRPHAVTRRDANQLVREQHWDLVYIDPPYNSRQYGDLYHVLDNVTDWQQGPVRFKARKMDRRHLKSDYCTTAALPAFSDLIDALDTSTIVMSYNDTGERGNARSAARLTDDDILSVMGRRGRVEVIDVPHREFTTGRSGIGDIVERLFVCRVAARRPRAASPSRSSGVATVADRSEDAPACGSSEAPTAAARSGAAPARRSGGVERSTDISVETTSVIRSPLNYTGNKKRLVREIIPLLPAPSESHRRFVDVFGGSMTVGMNAGYPRVVLNDVQGDVIALARLFASTSYGEIVAEVERLIAEYGLTDSQRYGYQAYGANSSNGLGRVNKDAYLRLRADFNAMDPADRRRPFAFFTLVVFGFNNQIRYNGRGRFNMPVGKRDFNSRVRKNLFDTVTRMHRLAPELWTRDFREVFGEVESTDVVYCDPPYLLGTAPYNEQNAWTVDDETALLDELSRFAARGGVFGLSNVLSHKGTEHSQLADWACRHDFVVHTLEHSYANSSYHRKDRNGSREVLITNHR
- a CDS encoding acyl-CoA dehydrogenase family protein, whose amino-acid sequence is MAINLELPEKLNSTVERAHLAAEHIFRPITRKYDLAEHEYPVELDELGKLAKQARAAERSGEAESGASSEDTVNGANLRSVLNARELSWGDVGLMLSIPGQGLGNAAIAAVADDEQLERFGDVWAAMAITEPGFGSDSAAVSTTAVADGDDYVINGEKIFVTAGSRADHVVVWATLDASLGRAAIKSFVVPMDTEGVTVVRLENKLGIRSSDTAVVRFDDVRVPAGNLLGSPEIDVKKAFGGVMQTFDNTRPVVAAMAVGLGRAALEELRRILEEAGHPVDYDRPAAAQHAAVAEFIRLESDWEASWLLTLRAAWMADNKEPNSLEASMSKAKAGRTVTELTNKAVEIGATAAYSETELLEKWARDSKILDIFEGTQQIQQLIIARRVLGKSSADLK